Proteins from a genomic interval of Gossypium hirsutum isolate 1008001.06 chromosome A09, Gossypium_hirsutum_v2.1, whole genome shotgun sequence:
- the LOC107932427 gene encoding uncharacterized protein: MSNLPERTDQEEVNSRAQNSEQRASSDVPISQMREHELKNMIYGIMNQWYTEMRQERNQAEPPPPPTAPSMVPPVAPPPFTTTESSKRSPLERLRKLGAEEFRGRTDDDPVKAEYWLQSLIRIFKEMACSPDDYLRCAVSLLKEEAYSWWETIEAVVPAEKISWEFFPK; this comes from the coding sequence ATGTCAAATTTACCTGAACGTACTGATCAAGAAGAAGTTAACAGTAGAGCACAGAATTCTGAACAAAGAGCAAGCAGTGATGTTCCGATTTCCCAAATGCGAGAGCATGAATTAAAGAATATGATTTATGGgattatgaatcagtggtatactGAAATGAGGCAAGAAAGAAATCAGGCTGAACCACCTCCTCCCCCTACTGCTCCATCGATGGtacccccggttgctcctccaccttTTACAACGACTGAATCTAGTAAGCGTTCTCCATTGGAAAGGCTTAGAAAACTTGGAGCCGAAGAATTTCGGGGAAGGACTGATGATGATCCCgtcaaagctgaatattggttacagagtttgataagaatttttaaagaaatggcttgctcaccagatgactatttgagatgtgctgtgtctctgttgaaagaagaagcttatagttGGTGGGAGACGATCGAGGCTGTGGTTCCGGCAGAGAAAATTTCTTGGgaattttttccaaaatga